The Marinobacter szutsaonensis sequence CGGCCAGACCCAGGTCAACACCAAGGTGGACATGACGTTCGCACGGGGCTTGAGGGCGATCCTGCGCCAGGACCCGGATGTGGTCATGATCGGTGAGATCCGGGACCTGGAAACCGCTGAGATCGCGGTGCAGGCCAGTCTGACCGGTCACCTGGTGCTTTCGACCCTGCACACCAACACGGCGGTCGGCGCCATTACCCGTTTGATGGACATGGGAATCGAACCCTTTCTGATTTCCTCGAGCCTGGTGGGCATTGTCGCCCAGCGCCTGGTTCGGGTGCTTTGCCGGGAATGCCGGGAGCCCTACACGCCGAGCGAGGAGCATTGTGAGTTCCTGCAGCAGGATCCGGCCAACCCGCCGACAATTTATCGCGCCAAAGGCTGTGAACACTGTAACCAGCTGGGCTACCGGGGGCGGATCGGTATCTATGAGGTAGTGGAAATCAACGAGGAAATCAGTTCGCTCATCCACAAGCGCGCCGGTGAGCTTGAGCTGGAAAAAGAAGCCCGCAAGGGCGGTCCGAGTATTCATGCGGATGGGGTTCAGAAGATTCTGGATGGCGTCACCACGGTAGAAGAGGTTCTCCGTGTAACCCACCGGAGCCAGTAACCCATGCCAGCATACGAATACAAGGCACTGGATGCCCGAGGCAAACAGAAACACGGTGTGCTCGAGGCCGATGCCCCGAGGGCTGTGCGCCAGCAACTCCGTGAAAAGGGCTTGACGCCGCTGGCGGTTGAGCCGGCGGTGGAAAAACAGCGCCGCGCCAGTCCGCTCAGTGGCCGGGGTTCACTGACCGCCTCCGATCTCGCGCTGGTGACCCGTCAGCTGGCCACGCTGATCCAGTCCGGTATACCGGTGGAGCAGGCCCTGAGTGCAGCCGCACAGCAATCGGCCAGGCCGAGGATCCGCAGCATGCTCATCGCCATTCGGGCCAAGGTCATGGAGGGCTACAGCCTCGCAGACAGTCTGGGCGAATTCCCGAAGGCGTTTCCCCGGCTGTACCGCTCAACCGTTGCCGCGGGCGAGCATGCGGGCCACCTGGACCTGGTGCTGAACCGCCTGGCCGATTACACGGAGAACCGGCAGGAAGCCCGTCAGAAGATTCAGCTGGCGGCTATCTACCCGATCATTCTCAGCTTCGTGGCCATTGCCATCGTGGTCTTCCTGCTGACCTACGTGGTTCCGGACATCATCGAGGTGTTTCTGAAACAGGGGCAGGAGCTGCCGGCACTGACCATGGCCATGCTGGCCATGTCGGAATTTCTTGGCACTTATGGTGTCTACCTTTTGATCATCCTGATAGTGGCACTGATCGGCTTTCGAGTTGCCTTGCGCAAACCCGGTTTCCGGAAGCGGTTCCACAAGCGTTTACTCCATTTGCCGCTGGTTTCCGGCATGGTGCGGGGGGTGAATACCGCCCGTTACGCCAGCACCCTGAGCATCCTGACCACCAGTGGTGTCCCGCTGGTGGAGGCGATGCGAATCGCCGGTGAAGTGTTATCCAACGATTACCTTCGGGAACGGTTACGTGATGCTGCCCGCAAGGTGAGCGAAGGCGGGGCGTTGCACCGGTCACTGGAGCAGACCGGTTACTTCCCGCCGATGATGCTGCACATGATTGCCAGCGGCGAGGCCAGTGGCGAACTTGATAGTATGCTGGAACGAACCGCCCGGATGCAGGAGAACACCCTGCAGTCCAAGATTGCCGCCATTGTCGGCCTGTTTGAGCCGATGATGCTGCTGGTCATGGGTGTCGTGGTGTTGATTATCGTGCTGGCAATCATGCTGCCGATCCTGAATATGAGCAACCTGGTTGGCTGACATCCGGGCCCGGGGCCCGGCAGTTCTATTCCGGGAAAGGAATCCATAGTAACGACGAGTGAGAAAATGACGAGCAAGACTATGAACAAACG is a genomic window containing:
- the gspF gene encoding type II secretion system inner membrane protein GspF, with translation MPAYEYKALDARGKQKHGVLEADAPRAVRQQLREKGLTPLAVEPAVEKQRRASPLSGRGSLTASDLALVTRQLATLIQSGIPVEQALSAAAQQSARPRIRSMLIAIRAKVMEGYSLADSLGEFPKAFPRLYRSTVAAGEHAGHLDLVLNRLADYTENRQEARQKIQLAAIYPIILSFVAIAIVVFLLTYVVPDIIEVFLKQGQELPALTMAMLAMSEFLGTYGVYLLIILIVALIGFRVALRKPGFRKRFHKRLLHLPLVSGMVRGVNTARYASTLSILTTSGVPLVEAMRIAGEVLSNDYLRERLRDAARKVSEGGALHRSLEQTGYFPPMMLHMIASGEASGELDSMLERTARMQENTLQSKIAAIVGLFEPMMLLVMGVVVLIIVLAIMLPILNMSNLVG